In Eublepharis macularius isolate TG4126 chromosome 4, MPM_Emac_v1.0, whole genome shotgun sequence, the following are encoded in one genomic region:
- the LOC129327321 gene encoding zinc finger protein 397-like, with amino-acid sequence MDNLSVEVEVNMSVEEGAAIVPRLVKEEENPDTFKLWSEMEGAKATEVLHGERIEELETATSLHHIKKEPEEGMHQHWEAQWQEFLGTLQAPHSGWANPQMSEEAEPWEDAKVFLSSFEQVATICRWPRDQWVALLLPALSGEAEQAFSSLGARERGDYGKVKAAILQREAIARERKRQHFRQFCYQEVEGPRAVYGRLRQLCRQWLKAERHTKDEILELLILEQFLTVLPQEMQSWVRERGPETCIQAVTLAEDFLLKQKGVVRPKEQVSESLQKATVNSAEANNIPPPDLWNLDIKTKQEWEGDEKLLGEGHVRVIQVDTVHQGHSEQMTSGDTLLKSGNSFQYCGEGTSREGPESKERPEPGKSVDEAIAKGVLDQDEFKICQIMHLCDCGKSFRRISDLRIHERTHTDEKPFKCSECGKSFRQKGNLSTHERIHTGEKPHQCSICQKSFASGSNLIAHVKTHTDEKPYECAECGKRFRQKRNLTTHEKIHTGERPYQCSMCQKSFASVSSLISHERIHAGEKPFKCAKCGKSFRQKGNLRTHERIHTGEKPHQCSVCEKSFASGSNLIAHERIHAGDKPYQCSVCQKRFGSGSNLIAHQRIHTTGKTYKC; translated from the exons ATGGATAACTTGAGTGTGGAGGTGGAAGTGAACATGTCTGTAGAGGAGGGGGCAGCAATAGTCCCACGGCTGGTGAAAGAGGAAGAGAATCCAGATACTTTCAAATTGTGGTCAGAAATGGAGGGAGCGAAAGCCACAGAGGTTCTACACGGTGAACGTATCGAGGAGTTGGAGACCGCAACATCTCTGCACCATATAAAAAAGGAACCAGAGGAGGGCATGCACCAGCATTGGGAAGCCCAGTGGCAAGAGTTCCTGGGGACCCTACAGGCTCCTCACTCAGGATGGGCAAACCCTCAGATGTCTGAGGAGGCCGAGCCATGGGAAGATGCTAAGGTTTTTCTGTCCTCCTTCGAACAAGTTGCGACCATATGCCGGTGGCCTCGTGACCAGTGGGTGGCCCTCCTCCTACCGGCCCTCAGTGGAGAGGCTGAACAAGCTTTCAGCAGCCTCGGTGCCCGAGAGAGGGGAGACTATGGGAAGGTGAAGGCGGCCATCTTGCAAAGAGAGGCTATCGCGAGGGAGAGGAAACGTCAGCACTTCAGGCAGTTCTGCTACCAGGAAGTGGAAGGTCCAAGAGCGGTTTACGGCAGACTCCGGCAACTCTGCCGCCAGTGGCTGAAAGCAGAAAGGCACACGAAAGATGAGATCTTGGAGCTGctgatcctggagcagttcctgacTGTCCTGCCCCAGGAAATGCAGAGCTGGGTGAGGGAACGTGGTCCAGAGACCTGCATCCAAGCAGTAACTCTGGCAGAGGATTTCCTGTTGAAGCAGAAAGGGGTCGTGAGACCAAAAGAACAG GTGTCTGAATCTTTGCAGAAGGCAACTGTGAATTCTGCTGAGGCAAACAACATTCCACCACCAGACCTTTGGAATCTTGACATTAAGACCAAGCAAGAGTGGGAAGGAGATGAGAAGCTACTAG GTGAAGGGCATGTGCGTGTGATCCAAGTGGATACTGTCCATCAGGGTCATTCTGAGCAAATGACATCAGGCGACACATTGTTGAAGAGCGGCAACTCGTTCCAGTATTGTGGGGAAGGAACAAGTCGGGAAGGACCAGAGAGCAAAGAGAGACCTGAACCAGGGAAGAGTGTGGATGAAGCTATTGCGAAGGGTGTGTTGGACCAAGATGAATTCAAGATCTGCCAAATCATGCACCTGTGTGACTGTGGCAAAAGCTTTAGAAGGATCTCAGATCTTAGAATTCATGAGAGAACACACACTGATGAGAAGCCGTTTAAGTGTtcggaatgtggaaaaagcttccgcCAGAAGGGCAATCTTTCGACACatgaaaggattcacactggagagaaaccccATCAGTGCTCCATATGCCAGAAGAGTTTTGCTAGTGGCTCCAACCTTATCGCACATGTGAAAACCCATACTGATGAGAAACCGTATGAATGTGCGGAATGTGGGAAGCGGTTCCGTCAGAAGAGAAACCTGACCACACATGAAAAAATTCATACTGGTGAAAGACCATACCAATGCTCAATGTGTCAAAAAAGTTTTGCTAGTGTTTCCAGTCTCATTTCCCACGAGCGAATTCATGCTGGAGAGAAACCTTTCAAGTGCGcaaagtgtgggaaaagcttccgtcAGAAGGGAAACCTGAGAACTCATGAACGcattcacactggagagaaaccacacCAGTGTTCCGTATGTGAAAAAAGTTTTGCTAGTGGTTCCAACCTCATTGCACATGAGAGAATTCATGCTGGAGATAAACCATATCAGTGCTCCGTGTGTCAGAAAAGATTTGGTTCAGGCTCCAACCTTATTGCTCATCAGAGGATTCACACTACAGGGAAAACTTACAAGTGTTAA